A segment of the Opitutia bacterium genome:
ACAGGTCGCGATGTCGCTCACGCTGCTCATCTGCGCCGGGTTGCTCGTCCTGAGTTTCTACAAGCTCCAGAACGCCGACCTCGGCTTTCAAGTCGAGCGCCGCGCTCTCGGCCAGCTCAACCTCCCGAGCGCGCGCTACTCCAAGCCGGAGCAATCGCGCGAGTTCTACCAACAGCTCCAGCAAAAGCTCAACGAAGCGCCCGAGCTCGAGGCCGGCGGGGTCGCCTTCGGCGCACCGCTGACCGGCATCGGCGCCATCTCGCCGTTCGCCGTCCAGGGCCGCCCGATTCCCGAACTCACCAAGCAACCGCTCGCGAGCATCCGCCAGGTGAGCTACGGCTACTTCGCGGCGATGGGCATCCAGCTCCGCGAAGGCCGGTTCTTCGACACCACCGACCGCAACGGCGGCGAAAACGTCGTCCTCGTCAACGAGACGCTCGCGAAAAAGCTCTTCCCGGGTGAAAGCGCCCTCGACAAGGTGCTCCTCACCGGCCGCGGCAACACGAAGAACCGCATCGTCGGCGTCATCCGCGACGTCAAGGCCTCCGGCCTCGCCGCGCCGCCACCGGACGAAATCTATTTCCCGCGCTCCCAGCGCGGCGGCGCCTTCATGAACGTCGTCGCAGCCGCCAAGCCGGGCCTCAACGCCTCGACCGTCATCCCCGTGCTCCGCCGGCTGGTGAAGGAGATCGATCCCACCGTCGCCGTCGCGACGCCGCAAACTTACGAACAACTCGTGGCCGCCTCCATCGGCGTGCAACGCGTGACGATGGCGCTGCTTCTCGCCTTCGCCGGCATCGCCGCGCTGCTCGCGGCCGTCGGCGTCTACTCGGTCATGGCCTACGCCGTCACCCAGCGCACCGGCGAGATCGGCGTGCGCATGGCGCTCGGCGCGACACCCGGCAGCATCCTCGCGCTTGTCCTCCGCTCCGGCGCGGTCCAGGTCGGCGGCGGCCTCGCGCTCGGCCTGATCGGAGCGTTCGCGGCGAGCCGCCTGCTCAGCGACGTGCTCTATCAAGTGAAGCCCTTCGATCCGCTGGTCTTCTCCGTCGTCGCGTTGTTCTTCGCCGTCGTGGCCACCGCCGCCTGCCTCGTGCCCGCGGCGCGCGCCACGCGCGTGAGTCCGCTCGACGCGCTGCGCAGCGAATAGTCTCCTCTCCATGCTAACCGATCTCCGCTACGCGCTCCGCCAACTGACGAAATCGCCGGGCTTTTCGCTCACCGTCCTGCTGATCCTCGCCCTCGGCATCGGCGCGACAACCATCGTCTTCACGATCGTCGATTCCGTGTTGCTGCGGCCGGTCGAGTATCCGGAGTCGGATCGCCTCGTCGTGGTGCGCGAGCGCTCGATGCCTCGCTTTCCGCAGTTTTCCGTTTCACCCGGCAACTACGCGAGTTTCGCCTCGGAGATCGAGGCGTTCGAGAGCACCTACGCCACGACCGGCCGTCTCTTCAATCTCACCGGCCGGGGCGATCCGGTGCGCGTGAGCGCGCTCGCCGCCAGCGGCCGCTACTTCGAAGTTCTCAAAACGCCGCCGTTCATCGGCCGCGCCTTCGGCCCTGCGGAGGACGCCCCGGGCAAAGGAAACGTCGTCGTGCTCATGCACGCCTTCTGGCAACGGCAGTTCGGCGGCCGCCGGGAGGTCGTCGGCGAGGCGATCACGTTGAGCGGACAGAGCTACACCGTGATCGGCGTCATGGGGCCGGATTTCCGCCGCGGCAGCACGCTGGATTTGATCGTGCCCATGGCCCTGCCCACCGACCAGGCCGGCCAGCGCGGCGGGCACTATCTCAGCATGGTGGGCCGGCTGAAGCCGGGCGCGACGCTCGAGCAGGCCAACGCCCAGCTCGCCGCCGTGACGGCCCGCCTCGCGCGCGAATTCCCCGACTCGAACGCCGGCTGGGACGCGTTCGCGATCACGATGCTCGAGAACAACACCCGGAGCGCCCGCACCGCACTCTATCTGCTGCTCGGGGCCGTCGGCGCCATGCTCCTGATCGCCTGCGCCAACATCGCCAACCTGATGCTCGCCCGCGCGACCGTGCGGCACCGCGAAATCTCCATCCGCGCCGCGCTCGGCGCCTCGCGCTGGCGCACGGTGAGGTTGCTGCTTACGGAAAGCCTGCTGCTCTCGCTCGCCGGCGGCGCCCTCGGCGTCCTCGCCGCGCGTTGGGGACTCGATCTGGTGCTCGCATTCGGCAGCGACGCGCTGCCGCGCGCGGCGGAGATCGCGCTCGACTGGCGCGCCATTGGCGCCACGACCGCCTTGTCGGTCGTGACCGGCATCGCCTTCGGGCTCGCGCCGGCGCTGGCCGGGGTGCGGGTCAATCTCATCGACGCGCTCAAGAGCGGCGCCCGCACGGCCGGCGACAGCGGCATGCGCTGGGCACGCTCGGCCCTCGTCGTGATTGAGATGGCGCTGGCGCTGATTCTCCTGACCTGCGCCGGCCTGCTCATGCGGAGCTTCGTGACACTCGTGCACACCAGCCCCGGTTTCGATCCGAGCGGCGTCGCCGTCGCCTCGGTCGCGCTGCCCGAAAGCCAATACGACACGCCGGAAAAACAGGCGCTGTTCGTCGAACAGGTCCTCGCCAACTACCGCGCGGTGCCAGGCGCGCGCTTCGCCGCGGCCTCGCACTCCATGCCCTATGTGAGCAACGAGTGGATTCTCTCGCTCGAGTTCGAGGGGCGTCCCGCCCCGAAGCCCGGCGAGGGCGTCTCCGTGCATTACTTCGCGATCACCCCGGACTACTTCCGCGCGATGGGCGTCCCGCTCCTGCGCGGTCGCTCGTTCACGGCCGCCGACCGGAAGGACGCCCCGCGCGTGGCGATCGTGAGCGAATCGTTCGTGCGCCAGCATTTCCCCTCCGGCGAGGCGCTCGGCCAGCGTGTTGCCGTGGGCATCGGTCCCCAAGTGTGGCACGAAATCGTCGGCATCGTCGGCGACATCAAGCACGCCCGCGTCGACGTGGCGACGATGCCGCAGGTCTACGAGCCCCTCGCCCAACAACCGTTCGACACCGTCACGTTTGCCGTGCGTTTCGACACGCCCGCCGCCGCTGCCGCGGCCGGGAGCGCGCTCAAGCAAGGCGTGCTCGCGGTCGATCCCGCCCAGCCGGTCATGCTTGGCCGGACGCTCAGCGGCTACGTCGACGAGACGAGCGCGCGGGAGCGCTTCATCCTGGGACTCTTCGGCGTCTTCGCCGTGCTCGCCGTGCTGTTGGCGGCCCTCGGCATCTACAGCGTGATCGCCTACGGTGTCGCGCAGCGTCGCACGGAATTCGGCGTGCGCGTCGCGCTGGGAGCGATGCCGGCGGACATTCTCCGGTTGGTGCTGGCGACCGGCGGCAGGCTGCTCGCACTCGGTGTGCTGCTCGGTCTGGCCGGCTCGCTCGCCGCGTCCCGTTTGCTGGAATCGATGCTCTTCCGCACCAACGCCCGCGATCCTCTCGTCCTCGCCGCCGTCGCCGCGCTGCTCGGCGCCGTCGCCCTTGTCGCGTGCCTCGTCCCCGCACGGCGCGCGGCCCGCATCGACCCGATGACCGCCCTGCGCGCGGAATAATCTCCGACCACTCCACCACCCATGCCCTCCAGCCTCCGCTCTCTCTTCCGCAACATCGCGCGCGCGCCGTTTCTCAGCGCCGTCATCATCGGCTCGCTGGCCGTCGGCGTCGGCGTGAACACCGTCATCTTCAGCTGGCTGCGCGAAGTGGCGTTCGATCCGCTGCCGGGCACCCGCAGCGCCGGACTCGTTTCCCTCGAGACGCTCGACGATACCGGCCGCTACGTCTCCACCTCGTGGCTCGAATACCTCGACCTCCGCGAACGCGTCCCGTCGCTGCCGGGCATCGCGCTCCAGCGCAACCGTCCGCTCACGCTCGGCGATGCGACGGCGGGCGAACGTGTGTCCGCGCAAATGGTGTCGGACAACTTCTTCGAAGTCCTCGGCGTCGCTCCCGGTCTCGGACGATTCTTCCGCGCCGGCGAAGGCCTTCATGCCGGCGACGAGCCGACCGTCGTCCTCTCGCACGATTTCTGGCGCAAACGCTTCCACGCCGATCCGGCGATCATCGGCCGCACCGTGCGGCTCAACGATCGCGTCTGCACCGTCGCGGGCGTCGCGCCGCGCGGCTTTTTCGGCGGACTAAACTCGGTGAGCTTCGACGTCTGGGTGCCCGCCGCCTTCGCCCGCGAGTTCCAACCCGGCAGCACCGAGCTCACCGACCGCAAAGCGCGCGGCTACACGATGCTCACGCGCCTGCCGCCCGGCGTCGGCGCGCCGCGCGTGCAGGGCGAACTCGATGCCGCCGCCCGCTTCCTCCTCGAATCCTACCCGGAAACCAATCGCGGCCTCGGCTACACGCTTCTGCCGCTCTGGCGCTCGCCTCGCGGCGGACAGGCGATGGTCCTCGCGCTGGCCACGCTCCAATTGTTTGCCGCCCTCGTCCTCGCGGTCGTGTGCGCCAACACCGCGGGCCTGCTCCTCGCCCAAGCCTCGACGCGCCGGCGCGAGATCGGCGTCCGCCTCGCGCTCGGCGCCTCGCCCCGCCGCATCTTGTTACAGCTCCTCGGCGAAAGCGTCACGCTGTCGGCTTGCGCGATCCTCGGCGGCTACCTCGTCGCCCTCTGGGGCGGCGACATTCTCCGCAACCTGCCGTTCTCGCTCCCCGGCAATTTGCACCTGCGCGTTGCCACCGAACTCAACTGGCCGGCCCTCGTCTTCGGCGGCG
Coding sequences within it:
- a CDS encoding ABC transporter permease, coding for MLTDLRYALRQLTKSPGFSLTVLLILALGIGATTIVFTIVDSVLLRPVEYPESDRLVVVRERSMPRFPQFSVSPGNYASFASEIEAFESTYATTGRLFNLTGRGDPVRVSALAASGRYFEVLKTPPFIGRAFGPAEDAPGKGNVVVLMHAFWQRQFGGRREVVGEAITLSGQSYTVIGVMGPDFRRGSTLDLIVPMALPTDQAGQRGGHYLSMVGRLKPGATLEQANAQLAAVTARLAREFPDSNAGWDAFAITMLENNTRSARTALYLLLGAVGAMLLIACANIANLMLARATVRHREISIRAALGASRWRTVRLLLTESLLLSLAGGALGVLAARWGLDLVLAFGSDALPRAAEIALDWRAIGATTALSVVTGIAFGLAPALAGVRVNLIDALKSGARTAGDSGMRWARSALVVIEMALALILLTCAGLLMRSFVTLVHTSPGFDPSGVAVASVALPESQYDTPEKQALFVEQVLANYRAVPGARFAAASHSMPYVSNEWILSLEFEGRPAPKPGEGVSVHYFAITPDYFRAMGVPLLRGRSFTAADRKDAPRVAIVSESFVRQHFPSGEALGQRVAVGIGPQVWHEIVGIVGDIKHARVDVATMPQVYEPLAQQPFDTVTFAVRFDTPAAAAAAGSALKQGVLAVDPAQPVMLGRTLSGYVDETSARERFILGLFGVFAVLAVLLAALGIYSVIAYGVAQRRTEFGVRVALGAMPADILRLVLATGGRLLALGVLLGLAGSLAASRLLESMLFRTNARDPLVLAAVAALLGAVALVACLVPARRAARIDPMTALRAE